A portion of the Glycine max cultivar Williams 82 chromosome 10, Glycine_max_v4.0, whole genome shotgun sequence genome contains these proteins:
- the LOC100811413 gene encoding phytochrome-associated serine/threonine-protein phosphatase, with protein sequence MDLDQWISKVKDGQHLLEDELQLLCEFVKEILIEESNVQPVNSPVTVCGDIHGQFHDLMKLFQTGGHVPETNYIFMGDFVDRGYNSLEVFTILLLLKARYPANITLLRGNHESRQLTQVYGFYDECQRKYGNANAWRYCTDVFDYLTLSAIIDGTVLCVHGGLSPDIRTIDQIRVIDRNCEIPHEGPFCDLMWSDPEDIETWAVSPRGAGWLFGSRVTSEFNHINNLDLVCRAHQLVQEGLKYMFQDKGLVTVWSAPNYCYRCGNVASILSFNENMEREVKFFTETEENNQMRGPRTGVPYFL encoded by the exons GTAAAAGAGATCCTTATTGAGGAGTCCAATGTGCAGCCTGTCAATAGTCCAGTGACTGTTTGTGGTGATATTCATGGTCAATTCCATGATCTAATGAAACTTTTCCAGACTGGGGGTCATGTGCCCgagacaaattatatttttatg GGAGACTTTGTTGATCGAGGTTACAATAGTCTTGAAGTTTTCACCATCCTTTTACTTCTTAAAGCTAG ATACCCAGCTAATATTACCCTTTTACGTGGAAATCATGAAAGCAGGCAATTAACTCAG GTCTATGGATTTTATGATGAATGCCAGAGGAAGTATGGCAATGCCAATGCTTGGCGCTATTGTACAGATGTGTTTGACTATCTAACACTTTCTGCAATTATTGATGGAACT GTGCTTTGTGTTCATGGTGGCCTTTCTCCTGACATTCGAACAATTGATCAG ATAAGGGTCATTGATCGAAACTGTGAAATTCCTCATGAGGGTCCTTTCTGTGATCTTATGTGGAGTGATCCTGAAGATATTGAAACATGGGCAGTCAGTCCCCGAGGAGCAGGTTGGCTTTTTGGATCCAGGGTCACTTCGGAG TTCAATCACATAAATAACCTTGATCTTGTTTGTCGAGCACACCAACTCGTTCAGGAAGGCCTTAAGTATATGTTCCAAGATAAAGGCCTTGTAACT GTATGGTCTGCACCTAATTACTGTTACCGATGTGGAAATGTAGCTTCTATTCTGAGTTTCAATGAAAATATG GAAAGAGAAGTTAAATTTTTCACCGAAACAGAGGAGAACAATCAGATGAGAGGACCCAGGACAGGCGTTCCATATTTCTTATAA
- the LOC100812494 gene encoding G patch domain and ankyrin repeat-containing protein 1 homolog, with protein sequence MEEMSGLATAINSSNIGFQLLKKHGWKEGTGLGVSEQGRLEPVETHVKNNKRGLGADKAKKKVVKAKPDQSDSSKGNNQQDHLPQKKSKTLSKRMRKMQEFEKKMREKEFERAFFREFWPENV encoded by the exons ATGGAAGAGATGTCGGGTTTAGCAACAGCAATAAACTCTTCCAACATAGGATTTCAG CTATTGAAGAAGCATGGGTGGAAAGAAGGGACTGGTCTTGGAGTCTCTGAGCAG GGTAGGTTAGAACCTGTGGAGACTCATGTAAAGAATAATAAACGAGGTTTGGGAGCAGATAAAGCGAAGAAAAAGGTTGTCAAAGCAAAACCTGATCAAAGCGATTCCTCTAAAGGGAACAATCAGCag GATCATTTACctcaaaagaaaagcaaaacacTTTCTAAACGGATGAGAAAGATGCAggaatttgaaaagaagatgCGAGAGAAGGAATTTGAGCGTGCTTTCTTCAGAGAGTTCTGGCCTGAAAATGTGTAA